One stretch of Oncorhynchus clarkii lewisi isolate Uvic-CL-2024 chromosome 3, UVic_Ocla_1.0, whole genome shotgun sequence DNA includes these proteins:
- the LOC139402804 gene encoding M-phase phosphoprotein 8 isoform X2 — protein MAEKPEAGDSEDEVEDVYEVERIIDMRTEEGEVLYRVRWKNYSSDDDTWEPEAHLEDCREVLLGYKRALAEAKVTKDQDAKKCMKLPMKSDVFDADSDSDSDIDKPTDLHVKKKKKKKPREEDEEEAPPLKEKRKKKKDKRKEDFRPRPAPESDEEELSPPPTPGRGTKMSDSKKRFVDSDEEEEAPVPSKKHRKDKTKDGGKHWKKENGEEGKKKKKKKKDRRGDLESTEDEATAPLEEELSEGPSESQTDDTTTTEKSRADDKPKNKKGKSELKLQGIKDFLQDKKGKKLETSSPMLSASGLAKLKSLTSSKSQGRDEPTPTSDSSDTPAPAQVHKKAKGKSHETTPAPPKIPSSSSSSSSSSSGAGASTSKTVEESKVVVGGDKEPTASTNLFEKFLLNCEAKDRVPRKQMVHQPTTTENTKPPKLMGKIDKRTKPTKESPARKPEPDKSKHTDAFRPSQSPGAMETGDRAEAEEEPAQKSKFGGEDRREEAQRWERRTQEDDRRRRRREDSEPRLFIACDDNQDPLESADKSDKGQASLNLGMDLNLDWMTLEDFQKHLNGEDEILSAPPLSPSELRDAVKSGDYMSVKLALNSKEDYNLDQEAYTVEQKSLSGKEKSLNEEEDILNEEKKTLCDEEKPLCAAGNPRSLGNPHRKRNPHRKRNSLCKDEIPLCEENHLHKEEKHSLHNKEKTSCGGDNTSCDVEKTLCDMERALCDIKKGAEESSLSGDEIHENSSGDEVERQRLDSNVPSGSDPLPSNAESSCEDEYEQYPPKTAQAKKTCRKIFAPRKGTRSSLRSSTKMTVSACSTIDGDDKVQLDKKYFCLYCNEPHHNIARHLERMHAEEAAVGHAISFPKLSKIRSLLLDQLRNKGNDQHNLEILQCGDEVVTKKIPSYSGASVRDYLPCQHCVAFFNKIDLWKHESSCNARKGQDETRGGKRVRIQAASSQLAPLPVYSTGGCEEIIHNMNQDDISCHIKNDPLICKYGNALSAKHGHAKSQFTYIGSKMRELARFVLNVNEMDCDVQYLHEVCVPSKFKLAVHAARKMSGHDPASDRYKTPSLALKIGYSLKRATEIAFGESRMTEDREAEEQAKRFIELLENDWNNCFSGLSLSAVPQCDEVDVSSLTEDLIKLQKFLKVAEDTAKKELLENPTNTVWKKLNETLLAEIALFNRKRTGEVAKMLLETYTNRKKAPASADIFNNLSRLEQELGDDKLTRLEIEGKNGRKMPVLLTERMISSLEILIANRDKVGVSKDNPYVFARSLDAASYIRGFDCLRKCAHECDAKNPESLIHATVRKEVAIHCQLLNLNESELDQVAKLLGHDTQVHKEYYRLSENAAHLAEISKLLLAMDQVPVVIPGPSEERVVSPTYGTSSAGTYPAGTDTGRTYPTETCPTGSSYPTETYSAKSYTVEAQPSRSYHAGTYPEKSYPSGLQSVMSYSVGTDSARAYPTVTHPAGTYPAGSYVAGTYTAETHDARSYPASAYTSGTNPVRSYPEGTYAAGNHFVGTQLARSYPAGTYPAQTLPAQTLPAHTVITPTLHAQTLPTQTLPVGAVPEGTGKVGTVWKRRPWSDAAKAAVKRQLGHFISLMEVPGKRDCEVCLHNEPAVRDRTWRDIKNYVHNTVKSIKRKKGLTRVDPTQQTKKGAAKKEKETEAKSAKERVGGTMTVSAQERLEAGPVAIPRKQRIWGDEAQAAVRRQLGDFTKLMKIPGKKECDACIAAEPVLQGRTWKDVKNYVHNTLMTMCRRHISGKQNMDSEKPIPVTQKPGMQQSPVVHQKPGVPLGHPEDCPVYLSL, from the exons GGGGAGGTCCTGTACCGCGTTCGCTGGAAGAACTACTCCTCTGACGATGACACGTGGGAGCCTGAGGCCCACCTGGAGGATTGCAGGGAGGTGCTCCTGGGCTACAAGAGGGCTCTGGCAGAGGCTAAGGTCACGAAAGACCAAGATGCTAAGAAATGCATG AAGTTGCCCATGAAGAGTGATGTATTCGATGCTGACTCTGACAGCGACAGTGATATTGACAAGCCCACAGACCTGCATgttaagaagaagaaaaagaagaagcccagagaagaggatgaggaggaggcaCCTCCcctgaaggagaagaggaaaaaGAAGAAAGACAAGCGCAAGGAGGACTTCAGGCCTCGTCCGGCACCGGAGTCTGATGAAGAGGAGCTTTCCCCTCCCCCAACCCCTGGCCGCGGAACCAAGATGTCCGACTCCAAAAAGAGATTTGTTGACTCCGATGAAGAGGAAGAAGCCCCTGTGCCCTCCAAGAAGCACAGAAAGGACAAGACCAAGGATGGAGGGAAGCACTGGAAAAAAGAGAAtggggaggaagggaagaagaaaaagaagaaaaagaaggatCGAAGGGGTGATCTGGAGTCCACTGAAGATGAGGCCACCGCCCCCCTGGAAGAGGAGCTTAGCGAGGGGCCATCTGAGTCCCAGACGGATGATACCACCACAACGGAAAAGTCTCGCGCTGATGACAAGCCCAAGAATAAGAAGGGTAAGTCAGAACTGAAGCTGCAGGGCATCAAGGACTTCCTTCAGGACAAGAAAGGCAAGAAACTGGAAACTTCGTCGCCAATGCTCTCCGCAAGCGGCCTTGCAAAACTGAAGAGCCTCACTTCCTCCAAGAGCCAGGGCCGGGATGAGCCCACACCAACCTCTGACTCCAGCGACACTCCTGCCCCTGCCCAAGTCCACAAGAAGGCCAAGGGCAAGAGCCACGAGACCACTCCTGCACCGCCTAAAAttccctcttcctcatcctcgtcttcctcttcctcctctggtGCAGGGGCAAGCACTAGCAAGACTGTGGAGGAGTCTAAAGTTGTAGTGGGTGGGGATAAGGAGCCAACCGCCTCTACTAACCTGTTTGAGAAGTTCCTGCTGAACTGCGAGGCCAAGGACCGTGTTCCCCGCAAACAGATGGTCCACCAGCCCACCACCACAGAGAACACTAAACCACCAAAG CTCATGGGGAAAATTGACAAAAGGACCAAGCCGACAAAGGAGTCACCTGCTCGGAAGCCAGAACCAGATAAGTCCAAACATACAGACG CATTTCGGCCCAGTCAGAGCCCCGGTGCTATGGAGACTGGTGACAGGGCGGAGGCAGAGGAGGAACCCGCCCAGAAGTCAAAGTTCGGTGGAGAGGACCGGAGGGAGGAGGCTCAACGTTGGGAGAGGAGGACCCAAGAGgatgacaggaggaggaggaggagagaggacagcgaGCCACGGCTCTTCATCGCCTGTGACGACAATCAAGACCCCTTGGAGAGCGCTGACAAGTCTG ACAAAGGGCAAGCCTCTCTTAACCTTGGAATGGACCTCAACTTGGACTGGATGACACTGGAGGACTTTCAGAAACATTTGAACGGAGAGGATGAGattctctctgctccacctctaTCTCCCA GTGAGCTGCGGGATGCAGTGAAAAGTGGGGATTACATGTCTGTGAAACTTGCACTCAATTCCAAAGAGGACTACAATCTGGACCAGGAG GCATACACTGTTGAACAGAAGAGTTTAAGTGGCAAAGAGAAGAGTTTAAATGAGGAAGAGGATATTTTAAATGAGGAAAAGAAGACTTTATGTGATGAAGAGAAGCCTTTATGTGCAGCAGGGAATCCTCGCAGCCTGGGGAATCCTCACCGCAAAAGGAATCCTCACCGCAAAAGGAATTCTCTTTGCAAAGATGAGATTCCTCTATGCGAAGAGAATCATTTACACAAGGAAGAGAAACATTCTCTACACAATAAAGAGAAGACTTCATGTGGTGGAGATAATACTTCATGCGATGTGGAGAAGACTTTATGTGACATGGAGAGAGCTTTATGTGACATAAAGAAGGGTGCTGAGGAAAGCAGTTTGAGTGGTGACGAGATTCACGAAAACAGTTCAGGTGATGAGGTAGAACGGCAAAGACTTGATTCAAATGTTCCAAGTGGGTCAGATCCTCTTCCATCTAATGCAGAAAGCTCATGCGAGGATGAATATGAGCAGTACCCTCCAAAAACGGCACAAGCTAAAAAAACTTGCCGCAAAATATTTGCGCCACGGAAAGGTACACGGTCAAGCTTACGTTCCAGCACAAAAATGACAGTCAGCGCATGTAGTACGATAGATGGTGATGATAAGGTACAATTGGACAAAAAGTACTTCTGCCTTTATTGCAATGAACCGCACCATAACATTGCAAGACATTTAGAAAGGATGCACGCAGAAGAAGCAGCTGTTGGTCATGCGATCAGCTTCCCAAAACTCTCCAAAATCAGGTCTCTGTTGCTTGACCAACTCCGTAACAAAGGCAACGATCAACACAACTTAGAAATTCTTCAATGTGGAGATGAAGTTGTGACAAAGAAAATACCCTCTTACAGTGGTGCTTCTGTGCGTGACTACCTACCCTGCCAACACTGTGTAGCTTTTTTTAACAAAATAGATTTATGGAAGCATGAGAGCTCATGTAATGCCAGAAAAGGACAAGATGAAACGAGGGGTGGAAAAAGAGTGAGGATCCAGGCTGCGTCCTCTCAACTTGCTCCATTGCCTGTCTATTCTACTGGAGGATGTGAAGAAATAATACACAATATGAATCAAGATGACATCTCATGCCACATCAAAAATGATCCCCTCATATGTAAATATGGCAATGCACTATCTGCAAAGCATGGTCATGCCAAGTCACAGTTTACTTACATTGGTTCAAAAATGAGGGAATTGGCTAGATTTGTACTTAATGTAAATGAGATGGACTGTGATGTCCAATACTTGCATGAAGTATGTGTACCATCCAAATTCAAATTGGCCGTTCATGCTGCCAGGAAAATGAGTGGTCATGACCCTGCCTCCGACAGGTACAAGACCCCATCTCTTGCTTTAAAGATTGGCTATTCCTTGAAAAGAGCTACCGAAATAGCTTTTGGGGAGAGTCGTATGACAGAGGACCGTGAGGCAGAGGAACAAGCCAAAAGGTTCATTGAACTTCTTGAAAACGATTGGAATAACTGTTTTTCCGGTCTATCCCTCAGCGCTGTCCCTCAGTGTGATGAAGTTGATGTGTCTTCACTAACTGAGGATTTGATCAAACTTCAGAAGTTTCTCAAGGTTGCAGAGGACACAGCGAAGAAAGAATTGCTGGAGAACCCCACCAACACTGTCTGGAAAAAGCTCAATGAAACTCTTCTTGCTGAAATAGCTCTCTTCAACAGAAAAAGAACAGGGGAAGTTGCGAAAATGCTGTTGGAAACATACACAAACAGAAAGAAAGCTCCAGCTAGTGCAGACATTTTCAATAACCTCTCAAGGCTGGAGCAGGAGCTTGGAGACGACAAATTAACCAGGTTGGAAATAGAAGGCAAAAATGGTAGGAAAATGCCAGTCCTACTAACGGAGAGGATGATCTCATCTCTTGAGATCCTTATTGCAAACAGAGACAAAGTTGGTGTGTCAAAGGACAACCCTTATGTCTTTGCACGTAGCCTGGATGCAGCAAGCTACATCCGAGGGTTTGACTGTCTGAGGAAGTGTGCACATGAGTGTGATGCAAAGAATCCTGAAAGTCTGATCCATGCGACAGTGAGGAAAGAGGTTGCTATCCATTGCCAACTACTAAACTTGAATGAAAGTGAATTGGATCAGGTGGCAAAGTTATTGGGACATGACACCCAGGTCCATAAAGAGTACTACAGGCTCTCTGAAAATGCAGCACATCTAGCAGAAATCAGCAAACTGCTGCTTGCAATGGATCAGGTTCCAGTGGTAATTCCAGGGCCATCTGAGGAAAGGGTTGTTTCTCCTACATATG GGACATCTTCTGCAGGGACATATCCAGCTGGGACAGATACTGGTAGGACATATCCTACTGAGACATGTCCTACTGGGTCATCATATCCTACAGAGACGTATTCAGCGAAGTCATATACAGTGGAGGCACAGCCTTCAAGGTCATATCATGCTGGGACATATCCTGAGAAGTCATATCCTTCAGGATTACAATCTGTGATGTCATATTCTGTGGGGACAGATTCTGCGAGAGCATATCCTACCGTGACACATCCTGCAGGGACCTATCCAGCAGGTTCATATGTTGCAGGGACATATACTGCAGAGACACATGATGCAAGATCATATCCTGCAAGCGCGTATACTTCGGGGACGAATCCTGTCAGGTCATATCCTGAAGGGACATATGCTGCGGGGAACCATTTTGTGGGTACACAACTTGCTAGGTCATATCCTGCCGGAACATATCCTGCACAGACACTTCCTGCACAAACACTACCAGCGCATACAGTTATTACGCCAACACTTCATGCCCAGACACTTCCAACACAGACGCTTCCTGTTGGGGCAGTTCCTGAGGGGACAGGTAAGGTGGGCACAGTGTGGAAACGGAGACCGTGGAGTGATGCTGCTAAGGCTGCGGTGAAGCGTCAGTTAGGACACTTTATCTCATTGATGGAGGTTCCAGGTAAACGGGACTGTGAAGTATGCCTCCACAATGAACCAGCTGTACGAGACAGGACATGGAGAGATATCAAAAACTATGTGCACAACACAGTAAAATCTATCAAAAGGAAGAAGGGTCTTACAAGAGTGGACCCCACTCAACAGACAAAGAAAGGAGCGGCAAAGAAGGAAAAAGAAACGGAGGCAAAGAGTGCTAAGGAAAGAGTTGGTGGAACAATGACCGTATCTGCACAGGAGAGACTAGAGGCAGGTCCTGTTGCAATACCAAGGAAACAGAGAATTTGGGGTGATGAGGCTCAGGCTGCGGTCAGGCGGCAGCTAGGAGACTTCACTAAACTGATGAAGATTCCAGGTAAAAAGGAATGTGATGCATGTATTGCAGCTGAACCAGTTCTACAAGGCAGGACATGGAAAGATGTAAAAAACTATGTGCATAACACATTAATGACAATGTGCAGGAGGCATATTTCAGGCAAACAAAACATGGATAGTGAAAAACCAATTCCTGTGACACAGAAACCAGGGATGCAACAGAGTCCAGTTGTGCATCAGAAACCAGGTGTGCCGTTGGGACATCCAGAAGATTGTCCTGTTTATCTGTCCTTATGA
- the LOC139402804 gene encoding M-phase phosphoprotein 8 isoform X3, protein MAEKPEAGDSEDEVEDVYEVERIIDMRTEEGEVLYRVRWKNYSSDDDTWEPEAHLEDCREVLLGYKRALAEAKVTKDQDAKKCMKLPMKSDVFDADSDSDSDIDKPTDLHVKKKKKKKPREEDEEEAPPLKEKRKKKKDKRKEDFRPRPAPESDEEELSPPPTPGRGTKMSDSKKRFVDSDEEEEAPVPSKKHRKDKTKDGGKHWKKENGEEGKKKKKKKKDRRGDLESTEDEATAPLEEELSEGPSESQTDDTTTTEKSRADDKPKNKKGKSELKLQGIKDFLQDKKGKKLETSSPMLSASGLAKLKSLTSSKSQGRDEPTPTSDSSDTPAPAQVHKKAKGKSHETTPAPPKIPSSSSSSSSSSSGAGASTSKTVEESKVVVGGDKEPTASTNLFEKFLLNCEAKDRVPRKQMVHQPTTTENTKPPKLMGKIDKRTKPTKESPARKPEPDKSKHTDAFRPSQSPGAMETGDRAEAEEEPAQKSKFGGEDRREEAQRWERRTQEDDRRRRRREDSEPRLFIACDDNQDPLESADKSGTQFDKGQASLNLGMDLNLDWMTLEDFQKHLNGEDEILSAPPLSPSELRDAVKSGDYMSVKLALNSKEDYNLDQEDSSGMSLSMLAAAGGQDDILRLLIKKGVKVNGRQKNGTTALMHAAEKNFLTTVAILLEAGSYVNAPTLGGETALMKACKRGNADVVRLLLEYGADCNILSKHKNTAMYFAKVSNNLLVYDLIKDHINMLSSVAEDTIRAFFETRLALLEPVFPLACHRLCEGPDFSLEFGYKQSPHTPGEGSGILLFIFHANFLSEITARLCGPCSVHAVVLNDKFQLPIFLDSHFIYSFSPVPGINKLFIRLAESPTAKVKLLICAYRVQLQ, encoded by the exons GGGGAGGTCCTGTACCGCGTTCGCTGGAAGAACTACTCCTCTGACGATGACACGTGGGAGCCTGAGGCCCACCTGGAGGATTGCAGGGAGGTGCTCCTGGGCTACAAGAGGGCTCTGGCAGAGGCTAAGGTCACGAAAGACCAAGATGCTAAGAAATGCATG AAGTTGCCCATGAAGAGTGATGTATTCGATGCTGACTCTGACAGCGACAGTGATATTGACAAGCCCACAGACCTGCATgttaagaagaagaaaaagaagaagcccagagaagaggatgaggaggaggcaCCTCCcctgaaggagaagaggaaaaaGAAGAAAGACAAGCGCAAGGAGGACTTCAGGCCTCGTCCGGCACCGGAGTCTGATGAAGAGGAGCTTTCCCCTCCCCCAACCCCTGGCCGCGGAACCAAGATGTCCGACTCCAAAAAGAGATTTGTTGACTCCGATGAAGAGGAAGAAGCCCCTGTGCCCTCCAAGAAGCACAGAAAGGACAAGACCAAGGATGGAGGGAAGCACTGGAAAAAAGAGAAtggggaggaagggaagaagaaaaagaagaaaaagaaggatCGAAGGGGTGATCTGGAGTCCACTGAAGATGAGGCCACCGCCCCCCTGGAAGAGGAGCTTAGCGAGGGGCCATCTGAGTCCCAGACGGATGATACCACCACAACGGAAAAGTCTCGCGCTGATGACAAGCCCAAGAATAAGAAGGGTAAGTCAGAACTGAAGCTGCAGGGCATCAAGGACTTCCTTCAGGACAAGAAAGGCAAGAAACTGGAAACTTCGTCGCCAATGCTCTCCGCAAGCGGCCTTGCAAAACTGAAGAGCCTCACTTCCTCCAAGAGCCAGGGCCGGGATGAGCCCACACCAACCTCTGACTCCAGCGACACTCCTGCCCCTGCCCAAGTCCACAAGAAGGCCAAGGGCAAGAGCCACGAGACCACTCCTGCACCGCCTAAAAttccctcttcctcatcctcgtcttcctcttcctcctctggtGCAGGGGCAAGCACTAGCAAGACTGTGGAGGAGTCTAAAGTTGTAGTGGGTGGGGATAAGGAGCCAACCGCCTCTACTAACCTGTTTGAGAAGTTCCTGCTGAACTGCGAGGCCAAGGACCGTGTTCCCCGCAAACAGATGGTCCACCAGCCCACCACCACAGAGAACACTAAACCACCAAAG CTCATGGGGAAAATTGACAAAAGGACCAAGCCGACAAAGGAGTCACCTGCTCGGAAGCCAGAACCAGATAAGTCCAAACATACAGACG CATTTCGGCCCAGTCAGAGCCCCGGTGCTATGGAGACTGGTGACAGGGCGGAGGCAGAGGAGGAACCCGCCCAGAAGTCAAAGTTCGGTGGAGAGGACCGGAGGGAGGAGGCTCAACGTTGGGAGAGGAGGACCCAAGAGgatgacaggaggaggaggaggagagaggacagcgaGCCACGGCTCTTCATCGCCTGTGACGACAATCAAGACCCCTTGGAGAGCGCTGACAAGTCTGGTACGCAGTTTG ACAAAGGGCAAGCCTCTCTTAACCTTGGAATGGACCTCAACTTGGACTGGATGACACTGGAGGACTTTCAGAAACATTTGAACGGAGAGGATGAGattctctctgctccacctctaTCTCCCA GTGAGCTGCGGGATGCAGTGAAAAGTGGGGATTACATGTCTGTGAAACTTGCACTCAATTCCAAAGAGGACTACAATCTGGACCAGGAG GACTCCAGCGGTATGTCCCtgagtatgttggcagcagcaggGGGGCAGGATGACATCCTGAGGCTCCTGATAAAGAAGGGGGTGAAGGTGAACGGACGGCAGAAGAACGGAACCACTGCCCTAATGCACGCTGCAGAGAAG AACTTCCTGACCACAGTTGCTATCCTCCTGGAGGCAGGGTCCTATGTCAACGCTCCGACACTGGGAGGAGAGACGGCCCTGATGAAG GCTTGTAAGAGGGGGAATGCTGACGTGGTGCGCCTCCTACTGGAGTACGGGGCCGACTGTAACATCCTGTCCAAACACAAGAATACGGCCATGTACTTTGCCAAGGTTAGCAACAACCTGCTTGTGTACGACCTCATCAAGGACCACATCAACAT gttatcaAGTGTGGCAGAGGACACTATCCGGGCATTCTTTGAGACTCGGCTGGCCCTGCTGGAGCCGGTGTTCCCTCTGGCCTGTCACAGACTGTGTGAGGGACCAGACTTCTCTCTGGAGTTCGGCTACAAACAATCGCCTCACACACCTGGAGAGG gctcCGGTATCCTGCTCTTCATCTTCCATGCTAACTTCCTGAGTGAGATCACAGCCAGGCTGTGTGGGCCCTGCAGTGTCCACGCCGTGGTGCTCAACGACAAGTTCCAGCTGCCCATCTTCCTG GACAGTCACTTCATCTACTCATTCAGCCCAGTGCCAGGCATCAACAAACTGTTCATTCGCCTGGCAGAGTCACCTACAGCCAAg GTGAAGCTTCTCATCTGTGCATACCGTGTTCAGCTACAGTGA
- the LOC139402804 gene encoding M-phase phosphoprotein 8 isoform X4: MAEKPEAGDSEDEVEDVYEVERIIDMRTEEGEVLYRVRWKNYSSDDDTWEPEAHLEDCREVLLGYKRALAEAKVTKDQDAKKCMKLPMKSDVFDADSDSDSDIDKPTDLHVKKKKKKKPREEDEEEAPPLKEKRKKKKDKRKEDFRPRPAPESDEEELSPPPTPGRGTKMSDSKKRFVDSDEEEEAPVPSKKHRKDKTKDGGKHWKKENGEEGKKKKKKKKDRRGDLESTEDEATAPLEEELSEGPSESQTDDTTTTEKSRADDKPKNKKGKSELKLQGIKDFLQDKKGKKLETSSPMLSASGLAKLKSLTSSKSQGRDEPTPTSDSSDTPAPAQVHKKAKGKSHETTPAPPKIPSSSSSSSSSSSGAGASTSKTVEESKVVVGGDKEPTASTNLFEKFLLNCEAKDRVPRKQMVHQPTTTENTKPPKLMGKIDKRTKPTKESPARKPEPDKSKHTDAFRPSQSPGAMETGDRAEAEEEPAQKSKFGGEDRREEAQRWERRTQEDDRRRRRREDSEPRLFIACDDNQDPLESADKSDKGQASLNLGMDLNLDWMTLEDFQKHLNGEDEILSAPPLSPSELRDAVKSGDYMSVKLALNSKEDYNLDQEDSSGMSLSMLAAAGGQDDILRLLIKKGVKVNGRQKNGTTALMHAAEKNFLTTVAILLEAGSYVNAPTLGGETALMKACKRGNADVVRLLLEYGADCNILSKHKNTAMYFAKVSNNLLVYDLIKDHINMLSSVAEDTIRAFFETRLALLEPVFPLACHRLCEGPDFSLEFGYKQSPHTPGEGSGILLFIFHANFLSEITARLCGPCSVHAVVLNDKFQLPIFLDSHFIYSFSPVPGINKLFIRLAESPTAKVKLLICAYRVQLQ, from the exons GGGGAGGTCCTGTACCGCGTTCGCTGGAAGAACTACTCCTCTGACGATGACACGTGGGAGCCTGAGGCCCACCTGGAGGATTGCAGGGAGGTGCTCCTGGGCTACAAGAGGGCTCTGGCAGAGGCTAAGGTCACGAAAGACCAAGATGCTAAGAAATGCATG AAGTTGCCCATGAAGAGTGATGTATTCGATGCTGACTCTGACAGCGACAGTGATATTGACAAGCCCACAGACCTGCATgttaagaagaagaaaaagaagaagcccagagaagaggatgaggaggaggcaCCTCCcctgaaggagaagaggaaaaaGAAGAAAGACAAGCGCAAGGAGGACTTCAGGCCTCGTCCGGCACCGGAGTCTGATGAAGAGGAGCTTTCCCCTCCCCCAACCCCTGGCCGCGGAACCAAGATGTCCGACTCCAAAAAGAGATTTGTTGACTCCGATGAAGAGGAAGAAGCCCCTGTGCCCTCCAAGAAGCACAGAAAGGACAAGACCAAGGATGGAGGGAAGCACTGGAAAAAAGAGAAtggggaggaagggaagaagaaaaagaagaaaaagaaggatCGAAGGGGTGATCTGGAGTCCACTGAAGATGAGGCCACCGCCCCCCTGGAAGAGGAGCTTAGCGAGGGGCCATCTGAGTCCCAGACGGATGATACCACCACAACGGAAAAGTCTCGCGCTGATGACAAGCCCAAGAATAAGAAGGGTAAGTCAGAACTGAAGCTGCAGGGCATCAAGGACTTCCTTCAGGACAAGAAAGGCAAGAAACTGGAAACTTCGTCGCCAATGCTCTCCGCAAGCGGCCTTGCAAAACTGAAGAGCCTCACTTCCTCCAAGAGCCAGGGCCGGGATGAGCCCACACCAACCTCTGACTCCAGCGACACTCCTGCCCCTGCCCAAGTCCACAAGAAGGCCAAGGGCAAGAGCCACGAGACCACTCCTGCACCGCCTAAAAttccctcttcctcatcctcgtcttcctcttcctcctctggtGCAGGGGCAAGCACTAGCAAGACTGTGGAGGAGTCTAAAGTTGTAGTGGGTGGGGATAAGGAGCCAACCGCCTCTACTAACCTGTTTGAGAAGTTCCTGCTGAACTGCGAGGCCAAGGACCGTGTTCCCCGCAAACAGATGGTCCACCAGCCCACCACCACAGAGAACACTAAACCACCAAAG CTCATGGGGAAAATTGACAAAAGGACCAAGCCGACAAAGGAGTCACCTGCTCGGAAGCCAGAACCAGATAAGTCCAAACATACAGACG CATTTCGGCCCAGTCAGAGCCCCGGTGCTATGGAGACTGGTGACAGGGCGGAGGCAGAGGAGGAACCCGCCCAGAAGTCAAAGTTCGGTGGAGAGGACCGGAGGGAGGAGGCTCAACGTTGGGAGAGGAGGACCCAAGAGgatgacaggaggaggaggaggagagaggacagcgaGCCACGGCTCTTCATCGCCTGTGACGACAATCAAGACCCCTTGGAGAGCGCTGACAAGTCTG ACAAAGGGCAAGCCTCTCTTAACCTTGGAATGGACCTCAACTTGGACTGGATGACACTGGAGGACTTTCAGAAACATTTGAACGGAGAGGATGAGattctctctgctccacctctaTCTCCCA GTGAGCTGCGGGATGCAGTGAAAAGTGGGGATTACATGTCTGTGAAACTTGCACTCAATTCCAAAGAGGACTACAATCTGGACCAGGAG GACTCCAGCGGTATGTCCCtgagtatgttggcagcagcaggGGGGCAGGATGACATCCTGAGGCTCCTGATAAAGAAGGGGGTGAAGGTGAACGGACGGCAGAAGAACGGAACCACTGCCCTAATGCACGCTGCAGAGAAG AACTTCCTGACCACAGTTGCTATCCTCCTGGAGGCAGGGTCCTATGTCAACGCTCCGACACTGGGAGGAGAGACGGCCCTGATGAAG GCTTGTAAGAGGGGGAATGCTGACGTGGTGCGCCTCCTACTGGAGTACGGGGCCGACTGTAACATCCTGTCCAAACACAAGAATACGGCCATGTACTTTGCCAAGGTTAGCAACAACCTGCTTGTGTACGACCTCATCAAGGACCACATCAACAT gttatcaAGTGTGGCAGAGGACACTATCCGGGCATTCTTTGAGACTCGGCTGGCCCTGCTGGAGCCGGTGTTCCCTCTGGCCTGTCACAGACTGTGTGAGGGACCAGACTTCTCTCTGGAGTTCGGCTACAAACAATCGCCTCACACACCTGGAGAGG gctcCGGTATCCTGCTCTTCATCTTCCATGCTAACTTCCTGAGTGAGATCACAGCCAGGCTGTGTGGGCCCTGCAGTGTCCACGCCGTGGTGCTCAACGACAAGTTCCAGCTGCCCATCTTCCTG GACAGTCACTTCATCTACTCATTCAGCCCAGTGCCAGGCATCAACAAACTGTTCATTCGCCTGGCAGAGTCACCTACAGCCAAg GTGAAGCTTCTCATCTGTGCATACCGTGTTCAGCTACAGTGA